GGCCCAGCCGATTTCGCGGGCGAGCGCCTTCACGTCTTCTTTGCGCATGCCGCCGAGGGGGAACTTGACGATGGAGAGCTGGTCTATGGAAAGGCGCGATAAAAAGTATGACTGGTCTTTGGACAGGTCGGTAGCGCGGTACAAGAAGGGTTCCGTGGGGCTCTTGAAATCGAGACGGGCATAGTGGCCCGTGGCGAAGTAGTCGAACTGGATTCCCATTTTGCGGGCGGCGTTCAGCAGCGCGCCGAATTTAATGGTCTGGTTGCAGCGCACGCACGGGTTCGGCGTGCGGCCCGCACGGTACTCGCTGCGGAAGTAGTCCAGCACCTCGTGGGTGTATTCGCTAGACACCTGCACGGTGTAGTGCGGGATTCCAAGGCGGTCGGCCACGGTCTTGGCCTCGGCGATGCTCTCGTCCTCGTTGGGACCGTAGCAGCCGGACTTGCCTTCGATTTTGGGAATGTCCAGGGAGCCGTCCCATGTGGCCATGGTGACTCCAATGACGTTGAAGCCTTGCTGCTTGAGCGTCCATGCGGCCAGGGCGGAATCCACTCCGCCCGAGAGCCCGACTATAACGGTGTTGTTCTTAGAATCCATGTTCCAAATATAGAATTTGAGGATATATTTAAAAATATGATTAAACGACTTATAGATGCTTTAGACTCTGTGCTTTTGGGCAAGCACGATTCCGTAGAAATGCTCGTGATGGCCTTGCTGGCCGATGGCCATGTGCTTATTGAAGACGTCCCCGGCACGGGCAAGACGACTTTGGCGAAGGCGCTCGCGGCGGCGGTCGGTGCCGATTTTGCCCGAATCCAATTTACCCCGGACCTGCTCCCGGCCGACGTGACCGGCGGTGCGGTTTACAAGGCGAACAAGGGCGACTTTGAAATTCGCAAGGGTCCTGTGTTTACGCAGGTGCTTTTGGCCGACGAAATCAACCGTGCGTCGCCCCGCACACAGAGCGCCCTGTTGGAGGCCATGGAAGAACGTCAGGTGAGCTTGGAAGGGACTCCCCACAAGTTGCCGGAACTCTTTATGGTGCTTGCGACCGAGAACCCTGTGGAATTCCATGGGGTGTTCCCGCTCCCCGAGGCTCAAATGGACCGCTTTATGATCCGGCTTTCGCTGGGCTACCCAAGCGACGAGACGGAACTCCAGATTTTGCGCAGCCACCGCGAATCCAAACCGCTGGACTCGCTTACTGCAGTGACGACTCCCGACGAGATTTTGAAGACGCGCAAGGAAGTGGTCCGGATCCACGTGGACGAGGCTTTGGAACAATACGTGGTCTCGCTGGTGCAGGCGACTCGCGTGAACCCGGCGGTGCGTTTGGCGGCGAGCCCGCGTGCGGGTATTAACCTGGTGAAGATGGCGCAGGCAAGCGCCTATGTGGCGGGTCGCGATTTCGTGAATCCCGACGATATCCAAAAAGTTTTTTACCCCGTGATGGAACACCGCGTATTTGCCAAGGAGTCGACTCCCGGGATTTCGAGAGTACTTTTGGAACAGATCGTGAAACAGGTGAAAATCCCTAAATAGCGATAGAGTTCCATGTCGTTTGTTCAGCCCCTCACATGGATTGTCAAGGCGATCCCTCGCGCGCCCAAGCGTGCGGGGCTTTTGATGCGCCTTTACTATCGTTGGCAAGAGAACTTTATGCCGGCGGGGCATGCGGCGGCTGCGCTTTTGATGTTTTCGATGTTTGTGGGGATGGTCCCCGGTTTTTGGGCGGCGTGGATTTTTTGCGGAATTGACTTCTTGTTCATTTTGACATTGGTGCCGAGCTTGTTCTTGACAAGCCGTAAGAACAAAGTAATGGCGGGCGAGGTGGTGGTGCCGCCGGCGTTCGAGGGTGGCGAAACCACATTGACGGTTACTGTGACGGCGGCAAACAAAATGGACGCGGTGAGTGTCGGCTGCTTTAGGATGGATCCGAGTATAAAGTGCGAGGAGCCCGATTTGCGACCGCTTGCCATGGGCGAGGTGGCGAATTTACAGTGTCGCCTTCGGGTGGGAAACCGTGGTGCGTATTTGGTTCCGAAGGTGGCGGTGATTGTTCCCGAGGTGCAGGGGATGCTGCGTTATGCGGCGACCGTT
The Fibrobacter sp. UWP2 DNA segment above includes these coding regions:
- a CDS encoding MoxR family ATPase; protein product: MIKRLIDALDSVLLGKHDSVEMLVMALLADGHVLIEDVPGTGKTTLAKALAAAVGADFARIQFTPDLLPADVTGGAVYKANKGDFEIRKGPVFTQVLLADEINRASPRTQSALLEAMEERQVSLEGTPHKLPELFMVLATENPVEFHGVFPLPEAQMDRFMIRLSLGYPSDETELQILRSHRESKPLDSLTAVTTPDEILKTRKEVVRIHVDEALEQYVVSLVQATRVNPAVRLAASPRAGINLVKMAQASAYVAGRDFVNPDDIQKVFYPVMEHRVFAKESTPGISRVLLEQIVKQVKIPK
- the mnmA gene encoding tRNA 2-thiouridine(34) synthase MnmA, whose product is MDSKNNTVIVGLSGGVDSALAAWTLKQQGFNVIGVTMATWDGSLDIPKIEGKSGCYGPNEDESIAEAKTVADRLGIPHYTVQVSSEYTHEVLDYFRSEYRAGRTPNPCVRCNQTIKFGALLNAARKMGIQFDYFATGHYARLDFKSPTEPFLYRATDLSKDQSYFLSRLSIDQLSIVKFPLGGMRKEDVKALAREIGWADYADKKESQDFLECGDYSVLFDESDNVPGDFVDLEGNVLGRHKGIVHYTIGQRKGLNIGGQPEPLFVVKIDAEKNQVVLGPRNTLQCTEVHAVNVNLMVENNAPCLSKKLSAQIRLGHKGSMASIVNLNDNEITVRFDEPQFASTPGQILVLYDGDGVVLSAVIDK